The Anaerolineae bacterium genome includes the window GCAACATGGTGCGCGAGTAATCCAGGAGCACCACCCGTCGAAAGTGCCGGTAGCGCGGGGTGTTGCGCCCGGCCCCGGCCCCTACTTCCAGCAGCCACTCACCCCCCTGGCCCCGGAGCAAGCGGCGCAAGGCGATGGCCTCGACCCGGTCCTCATAGGCCCGGTTGGCCTGCTCCCAAAAGCGGCGCTGATAATCCGAGCCTTCGTAATCGCAGACCGGGGGCAAATCCGCCGGGGACGCAGGTTCAGGCGGCATGGCCTTCTCCTCCGGCGGCAGGTTCGGACGGGGCGGCCTCTTCCGCCTCCTCGCCCACCGCCCGCTTAGCGCCGTTGTAACCACGCCCAACGCCCCGATAGAAGAAGCCCAATCGCTTCATGGTCGCCGGATCGTAAATATTGCGCCCATCGAAAATCACCGGCTGCTTCATTGCTTCGCCCACCCGCTCCAGATCCAGTTGCTTGAACTCGTTCCAATCGGTGACCACCACCAGCGCATCGCAGCCCCGGGCCAGCGCGTAGGGGTCGGAGCACATCTCCACTTCGGGGAGGATGGCGCGTGCGTTTTCCATGGCGATGGGATCGTACGCCCGCACTTTGGCGCCCTCGCGCAATAACCCGCGGGCGATGTCGATGGCCGGGGCCTCGCGCATGTCGTCGGTGTTGGGCTTGAAAGCCAGGCCCAAAAGGCCTACGGTCTTGCCCTCCAGGCTGCCGCCCAGCATTTCTTTGACGCGCTCCACAGCCATGCGCCGCCGGTCGGCGTTGATTTCCATCACGGCGTGGAGCAGTTGCGGATGCCGGCCCTGAACCTCGGCCATGTGGGCCAAAGCCTTCACATCTTTGGGGAAGCACGAGCCGCCGTAACCCAATCCCGCCTCCAGGAAGAGCGGGCCGATGCGCGGGTCGTATCCCATGCCCACGGCCACCTCTTTCACATCCGCGCCCAGGGCTTCGCAAATGTTGGCGATTTCGTTGATGAAGGAGATTTTGGTCGCCAGGAAGGCGTTGGAGGCATACTTGATCATCTCGGCGGTGCGCAGGTCGGTGAGAATGATGGGCGCGCGCAGCGGCAAGTGCAACTGGGCCACCTTTTCGGCCGCCTCGGGGTCCGTGGAACCCAAGACAATGCGATGCGGGTTCATGAAATCGTGCAGAGCCGCCCCCTCGCGCAGAAATTCAGGGCACGAGACCACGGAAAAGGGATGCGTCTCACGCTGATGTTTGCGGATGATGTCGGCCACCCAATCGCCGGTGCCCACGGGCACGGTGGATTTGTTGACCACGATAAGGGGGCCGCTCATGTTTTCGGCGATGGACTTTGCGGCAGCCTCCACATAGCGCAGGTCGGCCTCGCCATCCACGCCCTCAGGCGTCCCCACGGCGATAAAGGCAAACTCGGTGCCTTCCAGCGCCTCGGCGTAGGAGGTGGTGAAACTCAAACGCCCGGCGTGGACATTGCGGCGCACCATCTCCTCCAACCCGGGCTCGTAAATGGGCATCTCGCCCCGCTTGAGCATGGCAATTTTCTCTTCGTCAATGTCCAGAGCCACCACGCGATTGCCCAGGTCGGCAAAGGCAGCCGCGGTGACCAAACCGACATAACCGACGCCAACCACAGTGATCTTGCGCATCTCGCTCTCCTTCGCTTAGAGATGAGGTTTTGTGCAACACAAAAGCGGCCCCGCCACTGGCGTGCGCTGTGCGCGGAGGCCCCATCGGTGCACCGATCCCTCGCTGAGAAGAAACCCCTTGCGGTAGCCACCCGGCCCATTGACAGCGTTCCTCTCCTCGATGTTCCCCAACGCAACGGGCGACGACCGCCGCCAAATGATACCACAAGCCCGCTGAAGACACCCACACCTATCCACACCTATCCCTGAGCCTCACCTTCCGCTGCGGCCATGGCGCGGTAACGCGGGGGCAACACCCGCGCTGGCGGCCAACGCGGCCCGACAGGCTGGGAAACCGCCGCGCGCACGATGGCCTGCAACATGAACACATCATAGGCCGCCCAAAACACATTGATCAGGATCCCCACGGCGTCGGTGCGCCAGCCCAACCCCAGGGCCACCAGGCCAAACAAAATGCTCAAAAGCAACAGCACCAGCACGGCCAGTTGAGGCACCACCAGGTGGAGGTAGACCCCCTGCCTG containing:
- a CDS encoding UDP-glucose/GDP-mannose dehydrogenase family protein, encoding MRKITVVGVGYVGLVTAAAFADLGNRVVALDIDEEKIAMLKRGEMPIYEPGLEEMVRRNVHAGRLSFTTSYAEALEGTEFAFIAVGTPEGVDGEADLRYVEAAAKSIAENMSGPLIVVNKSTVPVGTGDWVADIIRKHQRETHPFSVVSCPEFLREGAALHDFMNPHRIVLGSTDPEAAEKVAQLHLPLRAPIILTDLRTAEMIKYASNAFLATKISFINEIANICEALGADVKEVAVGMGYDPRIGPLFLEAGLGYGGSCFPKDVKALAHMAEVQGRHPQLLHAVMEINADRRRMAVERVKEMLGGSLEGKTVGLLGLAFKPNTDDMREAPAIDIARGLLREGAKVRAYDPIAMENARAILPEVEMCSDPYALARGCDALVVVTDWNEFKQLDLERVGEAMKQPVIFDGRNIYDPATMKRLGFFYRGVGRGYNGAKRAVGEEAEEAAPSEPAAGGEGHAA